The following coding sequences lie in one Terriglobales bacterium genomic window:
- a CDS encoding DUF1922 domain-containing protein, with protein MQIDLVNRLVRCPQCGRSEWKSADAATLRCPCGGRMAVDGPVVLSPEAAANDAARFYAAAGGTHLANVRFADNVQVSSATRAYRRCLDEWFPQRLGTVVDLGCGDGRITRWAMEKGAITVVALDFIKANLDAVRSTASAVGFPGELLLVGAGVVDGFLRPAAFDTVLCFEVLSYLCGAKDRVDVLRSLRTLLKPGGTLVLSEFPRHGRVLADVVAMNVDNMRRTAFQGKRLEKSAATSVEVTHPTLEELRQDCAAAGFTVVEARGVSPISMLFQHAYNFTSYPLRPPLDAEMQRIIERLEDGSCEPCELSRNVVLRLQDSGQCL; from the coding sequence ATGCAGATCGATCTTGTTAACCGGCTGGTTCGATGTCCCCAGTGCGGCCGCTCGGAGTGGAAGAGCGCGGATGCGGCAACGCTGCGCTGTCCCTGTGGAGGCCGCATGGCAGTCGACGGGCCGGTCGTCCTCTCGCCGGAAGCTGCCGCCAACGATGCCGCCCGCTTCTACGCGGCCGCCGGCGGCACGCACCTCGCCAATGTGCGTTTCGCCGACAACGTCCAGGTCAGCAGCGCGACCCGCGCCTACCGCCGGTGTCTGGACGAGTGGTTTCCGCAGCGCCTGGGAACCGTGGTCGATCTGGGTTGCGGAGACGGGCGGATCACGCGTTGGGCCATGGAGAAGGGGGCAATCACGGTGGTGGCCCTCGACTTCATCAAGGCTAACCTCGACGCCGTCCGGTCTACGGCCTCGGCTGTGGGCTTCCCGGGCGAGCTTCTCCTGGTCGGCGCCGGCGTCGTGGACGGCTTTCTGCGGCCAGCGGCGTTCGACACGGTGCTGTGCTTCGAGGTGCTCTCCTACCTGTGCGGGGCGAAGGACCGGGTTGACGTACTCCGATCACTAAGAACTCTTCTCAAGCCCGGCGGCACCCTGGTGCTATCGGAGTTCCCGCGCCATGGACGGGTTCTGGCGGACGTCGTCGCCATGAACGTGGACAACATGCGGCGCACCGCCTTCCAGGGCAAGCGGCTGGAGAAGTCGGCCGCGACCAGCGTGGAGGTGACGCATCCGACCCTGGAAGAACTCCGGCAGGATTGCGCGGCCGCCGGCTTCACAGTGGTGGAGGCCCGCGGCGTTTCTCCCATCTCCATGCTCTTCCAGCATGCCTACAACTTCACCAGCTATCCCTTGCGCCCGCCGCTGGATGCGGAGATGCAGCGGATCATCGAGCGACTGGAAGACGGTTCCTGCGAACCCTGCGAACTTTCCCGCAACGTGGTCTTGCGACTTCAGGATTCCGGGCAATGCCTCTGA